In Desulfuromonas acetexigens, the genomic stretch CGGCAACGGGATCTGCCGCCACCTCGGCTTCGGCGAAGGGCAGACTCTGCTGCCCGAGATCGGCGACGATCCGCTCACTTTTGGCGCCAAACAGCTGCTTCTTCAACCAGGATAACTGCTCTTGCAGCAGGGCAATCTGCGCGCTTTGCTGCTCGATCAATTGCGCCTGCCGGCGAACCAGATCCTGCAGATCAGCTGTGGGCTTTGACGAGGTTAACATGCCGGAAATATAGCATGTTTGCCCCTGTTTTCGAAGCCAAAAGCGCCCACCTTATAAGGAAAAACGCCGGCTTAAGCGCTTCGGCACAATCCCTTCCAAAAGCAGGACAAACTGCTGTCGGGTCAGCTCCCGGCGGCCGGGAAAACAATCCGGAAAAGTGCCCTGCTCCAGCCGCTTGTACCAGATGGCGAACCCGTCGCCCTCCCAGGCCAGGATCTTGATCAGATTCCGGCGGCGGTTGAGAAACAGAAACAGCGAGCCGGTCAGAAGCTTTCCGGGGAAAGCGGCCTCGACCAGGGCGCTCAGCCCTTCGAAGCTCTTGCGCATGTCGACCGCCTGGTCGTACAACAGAATCGGCTGACAGCCCGTGGGATGCACCCGTCACACCGCTCGCAAAACCGACAGCACATCCCGCAGCAGCTCACGATCGAAGCCGCGCTCGATATGCAGGGTCATGCCGTTGCAGGAAAGAAGCAGTGACGAAGTCCCGAGGGTCAGCTCGACAAAGCGACCTGCCTTTTCCTGTTTCGGCTCCAGGCGCTTGCGCCAGTAGATGAAGCGATAGTAGCTTTCTTCATGCTGCCGGCACCAGGCGGCGATGCTCTGGCCGCTCTCCCGCCAAGCGGTAATTTTATCTGTCCATTCCTGCTTCAGGTCCGGCATCGGACAACCTCCTTGGGAGAAATACCATGGAGGCCAGCTTAGCCGACGCCTGCAGGCTCAACAAGATGGCTACGGTTGACGCTTACGCATGAAGAGTTCCAGCCGGTGGATCGCCTCGCTCTTCGAACAGATCGTCCCCGCCCCCTTCGATGACGAGGACTTCCCCTTCGAGGAGGGGGTGCACCCCCTCAAATTCGGCGTCACCCTCTACCTGCTGCGCCTGCCCACCGCCGAAACGGATGCCGACTGAAGAAAAACGGCCGTTTGAGGCCTTGACCGCATGCGGGCGTTTTCATCCGTCTGCCAAATTTTCCGCTAACTTGTCTTTTCAACCTCTCTCCCCGCAGGAGAGGGGCATGGGGGAGGGCGAACAACGGTGGCAGATGTGTAGGTTTGATTGGAAAATCTCAACCAGACAAAGGGCGGTTGGCGGCGTTTAAAAACGTCGGGTTAGCCCTGTGGGGCTAACCCGATCTACTTTTCTCTGCCGACAATATCCGTGGCCGCTTCGAAAAATTCCCGGGCGGATTTGACCGCATTGGCGGCGTCGGCAGCATCGATTTCGACCAGTTCCCGATAGTCGGCCGTCTGCCGCAACGTGAAGAGTTGGTGCAATAGGCGGGAAAAACGGGTGTCCATTCGCCCGGACTTGATCACCTCGCGATCGAAAACGGAAATCACTCCGGCATGTTTGGAGGTTTTGCAGTCGATTTCAAGACCAAGAAAGAGGGCGAGGGCGGTGTAAAACATGGCGTAATAGGCCCGGTTGACGAGGGTGCGGCTGGAGTAACCATCGGCCAGCATTTTCTCGGCTTCGAGCAGCGTCTCTTCCGCCTGACCGAGGCGGTAACGAAATAAGGTTTCCCGGTCGGTCATATCCGGAGTCCTTCCTCGGCAATAGCCTTGAGGACGGGAGAAGCGCGTAAGGGTGATTTTTCCACCTCGTAACGGCTGAACACCAGCGGGGCAATCACCACCTCGCGCTGGAAGCCGATCTCCCAGGCCACCTCGGAAATCCGCGCTTCAAGAGCCTTGTCGACCACCTCGAATTCAACAAAAACGTCCATGTCCGAGTCGCTGCCCGCGTCTCCCCGGGCGCGCGAGCCGAAGACCCGAAAGTCGAGCAGCGGAGCCAGGCGGGCCAGGCGCTCTTTCAGTTCCCGGGCGGTTTGCAGGTCGCTTTGGGTTAAAGGCATGGTTCTTTTTGCTCCTGCGGAATGAACGGGTTGCCGATAGGATTCTTTGTATTCGGTTTGAAACAGATGCTTTCAGTTAACCATCGATACTGCGAGAGATCAAGTAAAGATAAAGAGTTACAGCTGGTGGTTGATCCGGCCTGCACAGGCGTTCCGGGTCAGGCTTCCAAGTTGACAAGATGGTCAAAGTATCCAACATGAAATGTAAATGACGGTCACCTCATCCCCCTAACTCTTCTTCTCCCTCTCCCAACCCGTCGTTAAAGCTTCCGTTCAGGCCGTGGGCGGCCGGTTGCGCACGGCTTCGTTTCCTTCCCGTACCCAGAGATAGACGCTGCTGCCGTGGATGGCTGCGAAGCCCGTGGGTGGCGGCAGGTCCGGTTGCAGGGCCTGGATCTGGATGAAATCCTTAGTTTTCGCCTGTTTGGCCGTTTCCAGTTCCCAGCCGACCCAGGGGGAGGCGGCGCTGTGCCGGGACCAGAAGAGCATGAAGAGTTCCTGCCGGTGGATCGCCTCGGCCAGGGCGGGTTTCCATGCTTCCCCCTGGTGCAGGTCAATGCAGTCGAGGAAAAATTCGAGCCCGGCATGTCTGGTCAGGGCGTCGACCCGGTCGAGGACCCGGGAGCGGTCGCGGGAGGAATAGGAGGCGAAGGCGGTACGCGCCGGCGTCACCGCCGGAGTACGACGAATCTCGGCTTTGGCCGTGGCGCCGATTTCCAGGTCGAGACGCAGCCGGGCCACCACCGTCTCTTCGATGAGGACGTCGAATTTGAGGACGACGGTCTCCTCCAAAGCCTCCTTGGGGACTTCCACATCAAAGGGGACGAGGTTGCGGCCGCCCCGCCAGACGAACTCCTGCTCCGGCGGATCGATGCTCAGGCCGCGACCGCGCAGGCGCACCACGACCCGGGTGCCCTGAAGCCAGCGGCAACTCGCCAGCCCCAGGTGGGTTTCGCCGCGCGGGCTGCTTTTCGCCAACAGACGGCGCACCTCTTCTTCCTGTTCCGGAACATAGGCGGTGAAAGAGGCGGTGAATTCGCTCCCCGGCCTGACCGCCGTCGGCGCCGCCGCGCCGAGCCGGACTTCCTCCGGCTCGCTCTTTTCAGGAGCGGCCGTCGCCAGTGGCGCCGAACCCGTCCACAGCTCCGGCCCTTCCTCGTCCGCGCTTGGCGGCGCGCACGCCGGCTCGTCTACGGAGGGAGGGGCGGCCATGGCCTCTTCATCGGCGTCGGCCATTTTCGGCCGTTCCCGGGCGGACGGCCGGGCCGGAGCTCGAAAGCGCGCCAGGAATTTGGAGCGCTTCTTGGGCGGCGGGCCGCCGCCGCAGACCGGCCCGAGCAGCCGGGCGAAG encodes the following:
- the tnpA gene encoding IS66 family insertion sequence element accessory protein TnpA, with product MPDLKQEWTDKITAWRESGQSIAAWCRQHEESYYRFIYWRKRLEPKQEKAGRFVELTLGTSSLLLSCNGMTLHIERGFDRELLRDVLSVLRAV
- a CDS encoding HEPN domain-containing protein encodes the protein MTDRETLFRYRLGQAEETLLEAEKMLADGYSSRTLVNRAYYAMFYTALALFLGLEIDCKTSKHAGVISVFDREVIKSGRMDTRFSRLLHQLFTLRQTADYRELVEIDAADAANAVKSAREFFEAATDIVGREK
- the tnpB gene encoding IS66 family insertion sequence element accessory protein TnpB (TnpB, as the term is used for proteins encoded by IS66 family insertion elements, is considered an accessory protein, since TnpC, encoded by a neighboring gene, is a DDE family transposase.); this encodes MHPTGCQPILLYDQAVDMRKSFEGLSALVEAAFPGKLLTGSLFLFLNRRRNLIKILAWEGDGFAIWYKRLEQGTFPDCFPGRRELTRQQFVLLLEGIVPKRLSRRFSL
- a CDS encoding toll/interleukin-1 receptor domain-containing protein, with amino-acid sequence MAHIQVLWLSAGEQAVGEEILRRLRQRLGEDQVDDGGEPPPGAEGWLLLVIGPEGARALGEPMTPKIRRLAEVLHRGTRVLPLLVDGAVLPEAGQLPEELRELTRHGVLELTEEHWETDLKRLFARLLGPVCGGGPPPKKRSKFLARFRAPARPSARERPKMADADEEAMAAPPSVDEPACAPPSADEEGPELWTGSAPLATAAPEKSEPEEVRLGAAAPTAVRPGSEFTASFTAYVPEQEEEVRRLLAKSSPRGETHLGLASCRWLQGTRVVVRLRGRGLSIDPPEQEFVWRGGRNLVPFDVEVPKEALEETVVLKFDVLIEETVVARLRLDLEIGATAKAEIRRTPAVTPARTAFASYSSRDRSRVLDRVDALTRHAGLEFFLDCIDLHQGEAWKPALAEAIHRQELFMLFWSRHSAASPWVGWELETAKQAKTKDFIQIQALQPDLPPPTGFAAIHGSSVYLWVREGNEAVRNRPPTA
- a CDS encoding nucleotidyltransferase domain-containing protein, coding for MPLTQSDLQTARELKERLARLAPLLDFRVFGSRARGDAGSDSDMDVFVEFEVVDKALEARISEVAWEIGFQREVVIAPLVFSRYEVEKSPLRASPVLKAIAEEGLRI